The genomic stretch GAATGCTAAATCAAGAACAATTTTGTCAAACGAACAATTCTCAAAGGGAAGAATAAATTCTTCTTTATCATAACTAAAGTACTTATGATCACAGCCTTTTGGTCTGTAGATCTTATAGCCATCTTCTTCCAATTTACAAAGATGGACTTCTTCATATTTTTTTATATGATATGAAGAATTAAACACTTTATCATGAAATGCAATTATTAATATATTCTTTGCCGAAAGTGGGACGGCAAGTATATCTAATGCACTTAATACACTATGAATTTGTGCCATATATATCAGATAATATTTATCAGAAAAATGCTAATCGTTCAGGTTATGGAGGCCATGCGACTCACCACGATAGATTCGAATATAATTCGAATTCGTAATATTAAATATTTACAAGTTCTAACAGCAGGTCTTCAGCAATCTTTTTCCTTCCTAACTCATTGAGGTGGGAACCATCATTTGTATATTCTGGGTTTAAACTAAAATATTTCTTTTTTTCAAATTCAAACGTCTGATAGTTATGATCTGACATCATAGCTTCATAAGATGCAATATCAAAAATCAATTCATTATCTGAAAATTCCGATATGATCATTTTGTTGAATTGATTACGTTTTAAATTGTCCTTATATTCCCACAAGTCCCCTATACCTGTCATTTGTTTAAACTTTGTTTTATATGTTACCGATGTAATTTGAAGTGGGACTGTAAACATAATCACTTTTACAGATGGATGTTTTTGTTTAATTTCTTTGATTGTTTTACGATAATTTTCAAATAATTGAGTTATGTTAGTCTTGTCTGTCACATCCACATAACAGAATTTGAACATTGCAATATCAATTTTTTTACCAATATCACTCTCAAGAATTTTACTAAAGGCATCTAATTTTGTTACCGGTTCGTGATTTTTCCCTATTCTTGAGTGAATGAACATACCACCTTTTAAATCGATATCATCAGATAATTCAACAATTCTTAACTTTATATTTTTGTTTTCATTCATCAAGTCTTTAATACCATCTATAATGTTTGAGCCCACAGATTGGTGCCCAAAATAAATATTTTTAGTTGATAATTCTTTCCATGAGTCAACTGAAACATCTTTGATTGAATTATATACAACTTTATTTTTCACTGCGTCGCCTCCACTGCAACTAAAAAACATCAAGACTAAAAACATAATGATTATATTATTTAAAATTCTAAAATACATATTTTCACCTCTTCGATAACTCTTAAATAAATATTTAATTTTAGTACTTTAATTAAGCTACTTAAGCAGTTAATTATGAATTTATTTTTTATTAATTACAGATGAAATTAAAGATTCAACGATAATTCGTTCAAGATCAAGGGATATTTCAAGGGGCATTTCAATATTATAATCATCTTTATATATGAAACTTTCTTTTTCTTTATACGCATAATGATGCCACACAGGTGAAAATTCGGTGATTAAAAACTTGTCTCCGCTTAATATCAAATCAATATTTAACCATTTTGTTTTTAGTTTTTTTGCAAGGGATGTTGATAGTTCTATAGCCTCTTCGGGGACATAGCTCCAAACACCCGTGCCGCCACCATCAATGTTCATTTTCCACATGGTTTCATCAGCCTGGAAACGCCAATGTGCCTCAACAAGCTTGTAATCACCTGTAACAGTTTTAAGATCACGATCAATTTTGACAAATTTCTGGGCAAGAAGAGGTGGTGATAAAAGGGGATAAGGCATATTTTTTTCTT from Bacteroidota bacterium encodes the following:
- a CDS encoding SGNH/GDSL hydrolase family protein, whose protein sequence is MYFRILNNIIIMFLVLMFFSCSGGDAVKNKVVYNSIKDVSVDSWKELSTKNIYFGHQSVGSNIIDGIKDLMNENKNIKLRIVELSDDIDLKGGMFIHSRIGKNHEPVTKLDAFSKILESDIGKKIDIAMFKFCYVDVTDKTNITQLFENYRKTIKEIKQKHPSVKVIMFTVPLQITSVTYKTKFKQMTGIGDLWEYKDNLKRNQFNKMIISEFSDNELIFDIASYEAMMSDHNYQTFEFEKKKYFSLNPEYTNDGSHLNELGRKKIAEDLLLELVNI